A window of Flavobacterium flavigenum contains these coding sequences:
- a CDS encoding alpha/beta hydrolase has product MNLDTITAGVPLNEAKKALIMLHGRGATSHDILSIAKYLDVEKFALVAPQAENRTWYPYSFLAPINENEPSFSKSLEAIHQVLVAVQQNGIEKENIYFLGFSQGACLALEFTARNAAKYGGVVAFTGGLIGDKVYEEHYHGNFENTPIFIGTSDPDFHVPVERVNDSEALLKKLGANVTKKIYDNMGHTISQDEIDLANQLIFSKK; this is encoded by the coding sequence ATGAACTTAGATACAATTACAGCGGGCGTTCCTTTAAACGAAGCCAAAAAAGCTTTAATCATGCTTCACGGACGTGGTGCAACTTCACACGATATTTTATCGATTGCCAAATATCTTGATGTAGAAAAATTTGCTTTGGTAGCGCCGCAAGCAGAAAACAGAACATGGTATCCCTATTCGTTTTTAGCTCCGATTAACGAAAACGAACCTTCTTTTTCAAAATCTTTAGAAGCAATACATCAGGTTTTAGTTGCGGTACAGCAAAACGGAATCGAAAAAGAGAATATTTATTTCTTAGGATTTTCGCAGGGCGCTTGTCTTGCTTTAGAATTTACAGCACGAAATGCAGCAAAATATGGTGGTGTCGTAGCTTTTACAGGCGGACTTATCGGCGATAAAGTTTACGAAGAACATTATCACGGAAACTTTGAAAATACACCAATTTTCATCGGTACCAGCGATCCTGATTTTCATGTTCCTGTGGAAAGAGTAAATGATTCTGAAGCACTTTTGAAAAAACTGGGCGCCAATGTGACCAAAAAAATCTACGACAATATGGGGCATACCATAAGTCAGGATGAAATTGATCTCGCAAACCAGCTTATTTTTTCTAAGAAATAA
- a CDS encoding ring-cleaving dioxygenase, protein MENKILGLHHITAIAGDAKRNFNFYSNILGLRFIKKTVNFDDPGTYHFYFGDEVGSAGTILTFFPWGEGIQQGRKGSGMATEIGYSVPKGSLDFWQKRFEQYNVIYNKPAEKFGEKYLTFLDPDGLKLELIESKTEDNRKPWETEEVKADAATRGFHNITLTLNDIKPTAAILTEIFGYKLIDQDVNRYRYATDTVENAAIVDLVELADEKRGHVANGSVHHVAFRVKNDEILMHFREKIEEYGLSITPQIDRNYFHSLYFREPGGVLFEIATDNPGFTVDESLEELGKNLKLPAQYESNRAEIEAHLVKIN, encoded by the coding sequence ATGGAAAATAAAATTTTAGGCTTACACCATATTACTGCAATCGCAGGTGATGCTAAACGTAATTTCAACTTTTATTCAAATATATTAGGATTAAGATTTATCAAAAAAACGGTAAATTTTGACGATCCGGGAACGTACCATTTTTACTTTGGTGATGAAGTGGGAAGCGCCGGAACAATCTTGACTTTTTTCCCTTGGGGAGAAGGAATTCAGCAAGGAAGAAAAGGTTCTGGAATGGCAACCGAAATTGGTTATTCTGTTCCAAAAGGAAGTTTAGATTTCTGGCAGAAACGTTTTGAGCAGTATAATGTAATTTACAACAAACCTGCTGAAAAATTCGGAGAAAAATATTTGACTTTCTTAGATCCAGACGGTTTAAAATTAGAGTTAATCGAATCTAAAACAGAAGATAACAGAAAACCTTGGGAAACTGAAGAAGTAAAAGCAGATGCAGCGACAAGAGGTTTTCATAACATTACTTTGACTTTAAATGATATTAAACCAACAGCAGCGATTTTGACTGAAATATTTGGTTATAAATTAATCGATCAGGATGTTAATCGTTACCGTTATGCAACTGATACTGTAGAAAATGCAGCAATTGTAGATTTGGTTGAATTGGCAGACGAAAAACGTGGACATGTTGCTAATGGTTCTGTGCATCACGTAGCTTTTAGAGTTAAAAATGATGAAATTTTAATGCACTTCCGTGAAAAAATCGAAGAATACGGATTGTCTATTACACCACAAATTGACAGAAACTATTTCCACTCTCTATATTTCAGAGAACCAGGCGGTGTTTTATTCGAAATCGCTACCGATAATCCTGGATTTACCGTAGACGAAAGCTTAGAAGAATTAGGTAAAAACTTAAAACTTCCTGCTCAATACGAATCTAATAGAGCTGAAATTGAAGCTCATTTGGTTAAGATAAACTAA
- a CDS encoding sigma-54-dependent transcriptional regulator, producing MLIKEKILIVEDEFIVANDLKIMLLKAGYEITGIASSVVQARKLIEEKRPDWVLLDIILKGDMTGIELAWELREMQLPFLYISANTNQSTLEAVKATNPYGFMVKPFRERDLIVMLDIAKYRFNQENGTQTDIHTKEKTQEINGIIGNSQLLQEAIEKIKIVAPAQTSVLILGESGTGKEKVAHAIHDLSAHKSSPIVVVNCAALPHSLIESELFGHEKGAFTGANSLRIGKFEQAHNGTIFLDEIGELPLDSQVKLLRVLQEKEIQRLGGNSTIKINVRVVAATNRSLEKEVAEGRFRLDLYYRLNVFPIELPSLKERKEDIEALANHFLRKYAASSRKNVSSISTNALQQLMQYDWPGNIRELEHLIERNVLLSKTNEIEKFDLPQFVSSPIQESTGKMKTMEEMEKEHILTALQNCSGKVSGPGGAAELLQMSAQTLYSKMKKLGIKQGYN from the coding sequence ATGTTAATAAAGGAGAAAATTCTAATTGTTGAAGACGAATTTATTGTAGCAAACGATTTAAAAATCATGCTGCTCAAAGCAGGTTACGAAATAACCGGCATTGCTTCTTCTGTAGTTCAGGCACGCAAATTAATAGAAGAAAAAAGACCCGATTGGGTTTTGTTGGATATTATACTGAAAGGCGATATGACGGGAATTGAACTCGCTTGGGAACTTCGCGAAATGCAATTACCATTTCTCTACATTTCTGCGAATACCAATCAGTCAACATTAGAAGCTGTAAAGGCAACAAATCCGTATGGTTTTATGGTAAAACCGTTTAGAGAACGTGATCTTATTGTAATGCTGGATATTGCAAAATACCGATTTAATCAGGAAAACGGAACGCAGACAGACATTCATACCAAAGAAAAAACGCAGGAAATTAACGGAATTATTGGAAACAGCCAATTACTGCAAGAAGCAATTGAGAAAATAAAAATTGTAGCGCCGGCTCAAACTTCTGTTTTAATTCTTGGCGAAAGCGGTACGGGAAAAGAAAAAGTCGCACACGCTATACATGATCTTTCGGCTCATAAATCAAGTCCGATTGTGGTTGTAAATTGTGCTGCATTACCACATTCACTAATAGAATCAGAACTTTTTGGACACGAAAAAGGTGCTTTTACGGGAGCAAATTCATTACGAATTGGAAAATTTGAACAAGCACATAACGGAACTATTTTTCTGGATGAAATTGGTGAATTGCCTTTAGATTCTCAAGTAAAATTATTACGCGTTTTACAAGAAAAAGAAATACAGCGTCTGGGCGGAAATTCAACCATAAAAATAAATGTCCGTGTTGTAGCGGCAACCAACAGATCGTTGGAAAAAGAAGTTGCAGAAGGCCGTTTCAGGCTCGATTTGTATTATCGATTAAATGTTTTCCCGATTGAGTTACCATCATTAAAAGAACGAAAAGAAGATATTGAAGCGCTTGCCAACCATTTTCTTAGAAAATATGCCGCAAGTTCACGCAAAAACGTTTCAAGTATAAGCACCAATGCTTTACAACAATTAATGCAATACGACTGGCCAGGAAATATTCGCGAACTCGAACATTTGATAGAAAGAAATGTTTTACTTTCTAAAACAAATGAAATTGAAAAATTTGATTTACCACAGTTTGTTTCGAGTCCGATACAAGAAAGTACGGGTAAAATGAAAACTATGGAAGAAATGGAAAAAGAACATATTTTGACAGCATTGCAAAATTGCAGCGGTAAAGTTTCAGGGCCAGGCGGTGCAGCAGAACTTTTGCAAATGTCCGCACAAACTTTGTATTCGAAAATGAAAAAATTAGGGATAAAACAGGGATATAATTAA
- a CDS encoding YoaK family protein, translating to MEIQKNIWYVTLLLTMIAGYCDTVTFVAADSIFSAHVTGNFIVFAYQIIKGSDVHAWIKLLTFPIFILAVIVGGRIALKSVNRYTILFWEGVILLLSGIASYVFGYLEIFSEWTMYTVAMTTVFAMGLQNAFGKLFAKETHGPTTMMTGNVTQASLDLGNLIKNGTNDADSLLSFKKQLVTIFGFLIGCFLGAVAGKFFGLGTLILPGAAMIICYWYHRNN from the coding sequence ATGGAAATTCAAAAAAATATTTGGTACGTAACCCTGCTTCTCACAATGATAGCAGGGTATTGCGACACTGTTACTTTCGTGGCAGCCGATTCGATATTTTCGGCGCACGTTACGGGCAACTTTATTGTCTTTGCTTATCAGATTATTAAAGGTTCTGATGTGCATGCCTGGATCAAATTATTGACTTTTCCAATCTTCATCTTAGCGGTAATCGTTGGCGGCAGAATCGCTTTAAAAAGTGTAAACCGCTATACTATTTTATTTTGGGAAGGCGTCATATTGCTGCTGTCAGGAATTGCTTCTTATGTTTTTGGCTATTTAGAAATATTTTCAGAATGGACAATGTACACCGTAGCGATGACAACCGTTTTTGCGATGGGACTTCAGAATGCTTTCGGAAAATTATTTGCTAAAGAAACCCACGGACCTACAACGATGATGACAGGAAACGTAACACAAGCTTCTCTGGATTTAGGAAACTTAATAAAAAACGGGACAAACGATGCCGATTCGCTTTTAAGTTTTAAGAAACAATTGGTTACCATTTTTGGTTTTCTAATTGGCTGTTTTCTTGGAGCCGTTGCCGGAAAGTTTTTTGGTCTTGGAACTTTAATTTTACCCGGAGCTGCCATGATTATTTGTTACTGGTATCATAGAAACAATTAA
- a CDS encoding IS110 family transposase — translation MTKNKNYIGIDISKLSFDVAIKNERDKYSHYKFSNDNEGFASFKKLLNEDLDVCVMEASGPYYLKLAQYLFDQNLFLSVVNPLVIRRFSQMRLSRTKTDKKDAVIIAEYGRAENPGLWKPEAEYVLEIKQMQAYVEQMNKSRTGFMRQKEAFKQNTMESIVLNESLDKMIAGLEIEISRIESKMMTIINCHHSRLFKQMQSIPGIGRKTAVLLIVISGGFTKFDNARQLSSYIGISPRIFESGTSVKGRSKICKMGMSRIRAMLYICSWSAKKCNNACRELYDRLVEKGKARKVALIAVANKLLKQAFALASKNEYYLQNN, via the coding sequence ATGACAAAAAACAAAAATTACATTGGTATCGATATATCAAAATTAAGTTTTGATGTTGCCATTAAAAATGAAAGAGATAAATATTCACATTACAAGTTTAGTAATGATAATGAAGGCTTTGCAAGTTTTAAAAAACTGCTTAATGAAGATTTGGATGTTTGTGTAATGGAAGCCAGCGGACCATACTATCTAAAATTAGCGCAATACTTATTTGATCAGAATCTATTTCTTAGTGTTGTAAACCCTTTGGTTATAAGACGTTTTAGCCAGATGCGACTGTCTCGAACTAAAACAGATAAGAAAGATGCTGTAATTATTGCAGAATATGGAAGGGCTGAAAATCCGGGTCTATGGAAGCCTGAAGCAGAGTATGTCCTTGAAATAAAACAGATGCAGGCTTATGTGGAACAGATGAATAAATCCAGAACTGGATTTATGAGACAGAAAGAGGCTTTTAAACAAAATACTATGGAATCAATTGTATTGAATGAGAGTCTGGATAAAATGATTGCTGGATTAGAAATTGAGATCAGCCGTATTGAGAGTAAAATGATGACAATTATAAACTGCCACCACAGCCGGCTTTTCAAACAAATGCAGAGCATACCTGGAATAGGCAGAAAAACCGCTGTTCTATTAATTGTAATCAGCGGAGGATTTACAAAATTTGACAATGCTAGACAGCTGAGCTCTTATATTGGGATAAGTCCGCGCATTTTTGAATCTGGAACAAGTGTAAAAGGAAGATCAAAGATCTGTAAAATGGGTATGAGCAGAATAAGGGCGATGCTATATATCTGTTCATGGTCTGCCAAAAAATGTAATAATGCATGCAGGGAATTGTACGATAGATTAGTCGAAAAAGGGAAAGCTAGAAAAGTTGCTTTAATTGCTGTAGCAAATAAACTGCTCAAACAAGCTTTTGCTTTAGCATCGAAAAATGAATACTATTTACAAAATAATTAA
- a CDS encoding GNAT family N-acetyltransferase, whose product METIKLELDEKKHGAFNLYVDGKKLGEMVISIKDDVLTVYHTGVEPEAEGKGYAKRLLEEMVPYVREHKMMVKALCPYVHAQFTRHPDEYQDIWKK is encoded by the coding sequence ATGGAAACAATAAAACTAGAATTAGACGAAAAAAAACACGGCGCTTTTAATCTTTATGTTGACGGAAAAAAACTAGGTGAAATGGTTATAAGTATAAAAGATGATGTCTTAACTGTTTACCACACAGGTGTTGAACCAGAAGCGGAAGGAAAAGGTTATGCAAAAAGACTTCTTGAAGAAATGGTTCCTTATGTTCGCGAACATAAAATGATGGTTAAAGCACTTTGTCCTTACGTACACGCACAATTCACAAGACATCCAGACGAATATCAAGATATCTGGAAAAAATAA
- a CDS encoding TMEM175 family protein, translated as MEKETARIEGFSDGVFAIAITLLVLDLHAPEIGIVKTSSELLAFLKSEWTTYLAFTLSFFSIFIMWVNHHKIFKQIYSRNTGIMFANGLILFLVSAVSYPTALLARFFDGEASNIAVAVYTGIFVLINISYNLLWFIASHNKKLLRPGITDSAIKKITNNYLYGFPTYLIAFGISFQFPTIALAINMMLLIFWAISSGKIKIAQE; from the coding sequence ATGGAAAAAGAAACTGCAAGAATAGAAGGTTTCAGCGATGGCGTATTTGCGATTGCGATAACACTTTTGGTGCTAGACCTTCATGCGCCCGAAATTGGAATTGTAAAAACCAGCAGTGAATTATTGGCTTTTCTAAAAAGCGAATGGACAACCTATCTGGCTTTTACGCTTTCTTTTTTCAGTATTTTTATCATGTGGGTCAATCATCACAAGATTTTCAAACAGATTTACAGCCGCAATACCGGAATCATGTTTGCCAACGGATTGATTCTTTTTCTGGTTTCAGCCGTTTCCTATCCAACTGCGTTATTAGCACGATTTTTTGATGGCGAAGCTTCCAATATTGCAGTTGCAGTTTATACAGGAATCTTTGTTTTAATTAATATTTCGTACAACCTTTTATGGTTTATTGCGAGCCATAACAAAAAACTGCTTCGTCCAGGAATTACCGATTCGGCGATTAAAAAAATCACAAATAATTATCTCTACGGATTTCCAACGTATTTAATTGCTTTCGGAATTTCGTTTCAGTTTCCCACAATTGCATTGGCCATCAATATGATGCTGTTGATTTTTTGGGCCATTTCTTCAGGAAAAATAAAAATCGCTCAGGAATAA
- a CDS encoding chloride channel protein yields the protein MLKKHLLKLQSLLFWGQEKLTPKQFIFLSSVLVGISAAFAVIILKAFAHSVYTFAAYINGILKLSYSNILLPIIGIVLTVFVVKRVLGGTIEKGTSQILHAVARKGSYIPKKQMYAQIITSSLTVGLGGSAGLESPIVVTGAAFGSNYAQQFRLGYQGRTLLIGCGVSAGIAAAFNAPIAGVLFAIEVLLVDVTISAFTPIMIAAATGTLVSTLVLNENVLLSFKGQQTYDYHNIPFYILLGLFTGFLAVFYSRNFLKTEHYFSNLKYGIYKKAFVGASILALLIFVIPTLFGEGYESIKTLADKDPGILLENTLFADFRNNNWVLLVFVGASMLFKAFASGITLGSGGNGGNFAPSLFLGSYAGFFFSKVLNLIGFTDLPVSNFAMVGMAGILSGLFHAPLTAIFLIAEITGGYDLMIPLMIVASTSFAVSKRFEIHSLDVKNLAKKGNAFTSNKDRNILWTLSIEDIISIDFVSVSANDSIKEIAGLVAKEGQLIFPVLSENNTLEGLIYFKDIRSVIFSDTGIENIFVKDLMVQSDYIAAFSDSMESIMDKFEKSGRDTIPVVIDQKYCGFVNKSIALEAYRNKLKSMTFE from the coding sequence ATGCTTAAAAAACATCTTCTTAAACTTCAATCATTATTATTTTGGGGTCAGGAAAAATTAACTCCTAAACAATTTATATTTCTTTCAAGTGTGCTGGTCGGAATAAGCGCAGCCTTTGCAGTAATTATTCTAAAAGCTTTCGCACACTCTGTTTATACATTTGCAGCTTACATCAACGGTATTTTAAAGCTGAGCTACTCAAATATTCTGCTTCCGATTATTGGTATAGTGCTGACCGTTTTTGTAGTTAAAAGAGTATTAGGGGGTACCATCGAAAAAGGAACTTCTCAAATATTACATGCAGTTGCAAGAAAAGGAAGTTATATTCCGAAAAAGCAGATGTATGCACAGATTATAACAAGCTCATTAACAGTAGGTCTTGGAGGTTCTGCAGGTTTGGAAAGTCCTATTGTGGTAACAGGAGCAGCTTTTGGTTCCAATTATGCCCAGCAGTTCAGGCTGGGATATCAGGGAAGAACACTGCTTATCGGCTGCGGGGTATCAGCTGGTATTGCCGCTGCTTTTAATGCTCCAATTGCAGGGGTTCTTTTCGCAATAGAAGTGCTTCTTGTTGATGTAACGATTTCTGCTTTTACCCCCATAATGATTGCAGCGGCGACAGGTACGCTTGTTTCGACTTTAGTGCTGAACGAAAATGTATTGCTCTCCTTTAAAGGCCAGCAGACATACGATTATCACAATATTCCGTTTTATATTCTTTTGGGGCTTTTTACAGGTTTTCTTGCGGTATTTTATTCAAGAAATTTTCTAAAAACGGAGCACTATTTTTCAAATTTAAAATACGGAATATATAAAAAAGCATTTGTAGGGGCTTCTATATTGGCGCTTTTAATATTTGTAATACCAACACTCTTTGGTGAAGGATATGAAAGTATTAAAACCCTTGCAGATAAAGATCCGGGTATTTTGCTGGAAAATACATTATTTGCTGATTTTAGAAATAATAATTGGGTACTTTTAGTGTTCGTTGGCGCGTCAATGCTTTTTAAAGCATTTGCATCTGGTATAACTTTAGGAAGTGGAGGAAATGGAGGAAATTTTGCACCATCTTTATTTTTAGGATCCTATGCAGGTTTCTTTTTTTCAAAAGTGCTGAATCTTATCGGTTTTACAGATCTTCCTGTGAGTAATTTTGCAATGGTTGGTATGGCCGGAATCCTGAGCGGTCTTTTTCATGCACCTTTAACAGCCATATTTCTTATCGCAGAAATTACAGGCGGTTATGATTTAATGATACCACTTATGATCGTGGCATCCACGAGTTTTGCTGTTTCTAAACGATTTGAGATTCACTCTTTGGATGTAAAGAATCTAGCCAAAAAAGGTAATGCTTTTACTAGTAATAAGGATAGAAATATTCTCTGGACTTTGAGTATTGAGGATATTATATCAATAGATTTTGTTTCTGTTTCAGCAAATGACAGTATTAAAGAAATAGCAGGATTAGTAGCAAAAGAAGGGCAACTTATATTTCCGGTATTATCTGAGAATAACACTTTAGAAGGCCTGATTTATTTTAAAGATATAAGATCTGTAATTTTCAGCGATACTGGTATAGAAAATATTTTTGTTAAAGATTTAATGGTACAATCAGATTATATTGCTGCATTTTCCGATAGTATGGAATCTATTATGGATAAATTTGAAAAAAGTGGGAGAGATACTATTCCGGTGGTTATTGATCAGAAATATTGTGGTTTTGTAAACAAATCAATTGCTCTTGAAGCTTATCGAAACAAATTGAAATCGATGACGTTTGAATAA
- a CDS encoding sensor histidine kinase, whose translation MNSRAFFSVQKHVRHLYAAFLFLTVNLFLTAQTKSIFILSYKNRISYSLTAEHKLQKIQTRNDAVILYVFIVSLVILVLFIILFYNCFWLKKKINEQLEIKKQEIDEQNKLNQKMFVEKEWLLKEIHHRVKNNLQIVISLLNTQSAYLDNEDALLAIQNSQHRMQAMSILHQKLYQSDNLTNIDMSWYIYELIDYIKECFEIDDQIHFILDIEKVCLDVSQAIPLGLIINESVSNAIKFAFPVDKNGEVHIELKSIGENTYKLVIADNGIGVSENFNFIEKKSLGVNLITGLSDQIDGIFEMKNDNGLIIQITFTRKTEFEETAPNSETI comes from the coding sequence ATGAATAGTAGAGCCTTCTTTTCTGTCCAAAAACATGTGCGTCATTTATATGCCGCTTTCTTATTTTTAACAGTAAACCTTTTTTTGACTGCTCAGACCAAGTCAATTTTTATTTTATCCTATAAAAATAGAATCAGTTATTCGCTAACTGCAGAGCACAAACTGCAAAAAATTCAAACCCGAAACGACGCCGTAATTCTATATGTTTTTATAGTAAGTCTGGTTATTTTAGTTCTTTTTATAATATTATTTTACAATTGTTTTTGGTTGAAAAAGAAAATCAACGAACAACTGGAAATAAAAAAACAGGAAATCGACGAGCAAAATAAACTGAACCAAAAAATGTTCGTTGAAAAAGAATGGCTTTTAAAAGAAATTCATCATAGAGTAAAAAACAATCTCCAAATTGTAATTAGTTTACTCAATACACAATCCGCTTATTTAGACAACGAAGATGCCTTGCTGGCGATACAAAACAGCCAGCACAGAATGCAGGCAATGTCAATACTTCATCAAAAACTATATCAATCTGATAATCTGACCAATATAGACATGTCTTGGTATATTTATGAATTGATAGATTATATCAAAGAATGTTTTGAAATCGATGACCAGATACATTTTATTCTTGATATAGAAAAAGTCTGTCTGGATGTCTCACAAGCTATACCGCTGGGATTAATAATAAACGAATCTGTTAGTAATGCCATAAAATTTGCATTTCCTGTTGACAAAAATGGTGAAGTTCATATTGAACTTAAAAGCATTGGCGAAAACACGTATAAATTAGTCATTGCAGATAACGGAATTGGTGTTTCTGAAAATTTTAATTTTATCGAAAAAAAATCATTAGGTGTAAATTTAATTACGGGATTAAGCGACCAGATTGATGGAATTTTTGAAATGAAAAATGACAACGGACTGATAATTCAAATTACCTTTACTAGAAAAACAGAATTTGAAGAAACTGCCCCAAATTCTGAAACTATATAA
- a CDS encoding sigma-54 interaction domain-containing protein gives MEKPADQTAIMLNRLQEREKEQMLVLSICKWLSEALSKEEFHVVVNDVLKEHFLFEDFIFAFAEENQTDYEIFYQFSDQKNTENKTYSINDGFFDVCLDAADSVIFDLKTLTERKNKLPDYLHSIKNKNFKNGIGICLPSIKGNQSVLFLFFKNAVTFTRESNRIIRGIASQLCITVRNIKLSEEYESSLKELQSLKNNLSERKSEPKLIKEENFLEIVGNSQVMQKVFELVNQVAPSQSTVLILGETGTGKELIANAIHHLSSVSNEKMIKVNCASIPESLIESELFGHEKGAFTGATDLKIGKFELAKNSTIFLDEIGELPFELQGKLLRVLQEKEIERIGGRNAIKVNARVIAATNKVLEKEVAEGRFRSDLFYRLNVFPISLPALRERPEDIEVLGNFFLEKHSQKIGKKIKGFSKKVLKSMTANPWPGNVRELENMVERSILFAKDDVIKEMIFSKVFITESQNAENELYTKTLQEVEAEHILKVLKKCGGRISGPQGAAVLLDLPPTTLISKMQKLGIKKKYF, from the coding sequence ATGGAAAAGCCAGCAGATCAAACCGCAATTATGCTCAACAGATTGCAGGAGAGAGAAAAAGAGCAAATGTTGGTTTTGTCTATTTGCAAATGGCTTTCTGAAGCTTTGAGCAAAGAAGAATTTCACGTGGTTGTAAATGATGTTTTAAAAGAGCATTTTTTGTTTGAAGATTTTATTTTCGCTTTCGCGGAAGAGAATCAAACGGATTACGAAATCTTCTATCAATTCTCAGATCAAAAAAATACAGAAAACAAAACCTACAGTATAAATGACGGTTTTTTTGATGTTTGTCTGGATGCTGCCGATTCTGTTATTTTCGACTTAAAAACTTTAACAGAAAGAAAAAACAAACTTCCCGATTATCTTCATTCCATAAAAAATAAAAATTTCAAAAACGGAATCGGAATTTGCCTGCCGTCTATAAAAGGAAATCAAAGTGTGCTTTTTCTATTCTTTAAAAATGCGGTAACTTTTACCAGAGAATCCAATCGAATTATTCGTGGAATTGCTTCACAGCTTTGTATAACAGTTAGAAATATTAAATTATCTGAAGAATACGAAAGCAGCCTAAAAGAATTGCAGTCTTTGAAAAATAATTTAAGCGAAAGAAAATCGGAACCAAAACTTATAAAAGAAGAAAATTTTCTTGAAATTGTCGGCAACAGCCAAGTCATGCAAAAGGTTTTTGAATTGGTAAATCAAGTGGCTCCGTCGCAATCTACTGTTTTAATTTTGGGTGAAACGGGAACAGGAAAAGAACTAATTGCAAACGCCATTCATCATTTATCATCGGTTTCTAATGAAAAAATGATCAAAGTAAATTGCGCTTCTATTCCCGAAAGTTTAATCGAAAGTGAATTATTCGGACATGAAAAAGGCGCATTTACGGGAGCTACAGATTTAAAAATTGGAAAATTTGAACTAGCCAAAAACAGCACTATTTTTCTGGATGAAATAGGAGAACTGCCTTTCGAACTGCAAGGGAAATTACTTCGAGTTCTTCAGGAAAAAGAAATAGAAAGAATTGGCGGTCGAAATGCTATAAAAGTAAATGCAAGAGTTATCGCAGCAACCAATAAAGTACTTGAAAAAGAAGTAGCCGAAGGTCGTTTTAGAAGCGATTTGTTTTATCGTTTGAATGTGTTTCCGATTTCACTTCCGGCGTTGCGTGAACGCCCGGAAGATATAGAAGTTCTGGGGAATTTTTTCTTAGAAAAACATTCACAGAAAATCGGAAAAAAGATAAAAGGATTTTCTAAAAAAGTACTTAAAAGCATGACCGCAAATCCGTGGCCGGGAAATGTGCGCGAACTCGAAAATATGGTAGAACGCAGTATTTTGTTTGCAAAAGATGACGTAATCAAAGAAATGATTTTTTCGAAAGTTTTTATCACAGAATCTCAAAATGCAGAAAATGAACTTTACACCAAAACTTTACAGGAAGTAGAAGCAGAGCATATTTTGAAAGTTTTAAAAAAATGTGGCGGAAGAATTTCTGGTCCTCAAGGCGCTGCAGTTTTATTAGATCTACCTCCAACAACGCTTATTTCTAAAATGCAGAAATTAGGGATTAAGAAAAAGTATTTTTAG